A region of Cheilinus undulatus linkage group 10, ASM1832078v1, whole genome shotgun sequence DNA encodes the following proteins:
- the LOC121516022 gene encoding complexin-2 has translation MDFVMKQALGGATKDMGKMLGGEEEKDPDAAKKEEERQEALRQQEEERKAKHARMEAEREKVRQTIRDKYGLKKKEEKEAEEKAAMEQACEGSLTRPKKAIPRGCGDDDEEDEESILDTVLKFLPGPLQDMFKK, from the exons GAGCCACCAAAGACATGGGAAAGATGCTGggtggagaggaggagaaggatcCTGATGCAGCCaagaaggaggaggagcggCAGGAGGCTCTgaggcagcaggaggaggagaggaaggccAAACATGCCCGCATGGAGGCCGAGAGGGAAAAAGTACGGCAGACCATCAGGGACAAG TATGGActgaagaagaaggaggagaaggaggcggAGGAGAAAGCAGCCATGGAGCAGGCCTGCGAGGGTTCACTGACGCGTCCCAAGAAGGCGATCCCACGGGGCTGCGGAGACGACGACGAAGAGGACGAGGAGAGCATCCTCGACACTGTCCTTAAGTTTCTGCCCGGACCTCTACAGGACATGTTcaagaagtaa